The following proteins are co-located in the Scylla paramamosain isolate STU-SP2022 chromosome 37, ASM3559412v1, whole genome shotgun sequence genome:
- the LOC135091355 gene encoding LOW QUALITY PROTEIN: carbonic anhydrase 2-like (The sequence of the model RefSeq protein was modified relative to this genomic sequence to represent the inferred CDS: deleted 2 bases in 2 codons), with product MVGWGYAKANGPSTWPAMYPVAGGSKQSPIDIKRTGCPLDPRLSKMQAAYADIKISELSNNGHSWKAQVGSGRSSLRGGPLGDDEYVLEQFHPHWGKTNERGSEHTIDGACYPAELHLVHWNKSKFSSFAEAAATEGGLAVLGMFLAVGQEHPEMSKIVSLLPFISHKGQAITVTDTVHPETFLPKNGSYYTYSGSLTTPPCYESVTWIVFEQPIQVSEAQLDAFRRLKSYHPCEDCPQDELQGALVENYRPPCPLCDRVVRKFSDKLEEE from the exons GGCCAAGCACGTGGCCAGCTATGTACCCTGTGGCGGGCGGCAGCAAGCAGTCCCCCATTGACATCAAGAGGACAGGCTGCCCTTTGGATCCCAGGCTGAGCAAGATGCAGGCTGCCTATGCCGACATCAAGATCTCTGAGCTCTCCAACAACGGACACTCATGGAAGGCGCAAGTTGGCAGCGGCAGGTCGA GCCTGCGCGGGGGACCTCTGGGTGATGACGAGTACGTGCTTGAGCAGTTTCACCCTCACTGGGGCAAGACCAACGAGAGGGGATCCGAGCACACAATAGATGGCGCCTGCTACCCGGCTGAG CTTCACCTGGTACATTGGAACAAGAGC AAGTTTTCAAGCTTTGCCGAGGCCGCCGCAACTGAGGGTGGCCTGGCCGTGCTGGGAATGTTCCTGGCG GTTGGACAGGAGCACCCAGAGATGTCGAAGATC GTTAGCCTGCTTCCCTTCATCAGCCACAAGGGCCAGGCCATCACCGTGACCGACACTGTGCACCCTGAGACCTTCCTACCCA AAAACGGGTCATACTACACTTACAGCGGCTCTCTCACCACGCCTCCTTGCTACGAGTCTGTAACGTGGATTGTATTTGAGCAGCCCATCCAGGTGTCTGAGGCCCAGCTGGACGccttcag GAGACTCAAGTCGTACCACCCCTGTGAGGACTGCCCCCAGGACGAGCTGCAGGGCGCCCTCGTGGAGAACTACCGCCCGCCATGCCCCCTGTGTGATCGGGTTGTCAGGAAGTTTAGCGACAagctggaggaagagtaa